Proteins encoded within one genomic window of Eurosta solidaginis isolate ZX-2024a chromosome 1, ASM4086904v1, whole genome shotgun sequence:
- the LOC137242749 gene encoding uncharacterized protein isoform X1 — METEELSNAGLFKWSPDDTKCLIELYAKYKDKFENMQKNIVWNMIAQEITSIGKKTITSDQCLGKWKGLKAMYKKVLHNNFKTSRTRKEWEYFGAMRELLNMAHENDPLVWHSSDNKEDVKYSEEVQKMSVISPLKWSPADILCLINLYSKHLDKFESLPKTKAWDMIAQEIANIRRKQFTGEQCNGKWKGLKAMYKKVLDHNNQIGNKRKGWEYFDAMHEIFWIKSETDTLVSYATDTNMEAADEAFSDAEHFEWASVDINFFIGLYLKHKHKFENCRKTKIWDIISREMSNTYGKTFTSDQCVSKWKDLESIYRTILNHNNTGGNGKIEWGHFDAMHEVFSLKSETNPVITSSGFNIEILSSTEYGFYDENCEGGESTRSGSKRKIPDIDAKERRHREKMAKMDQFLDLFKSFVEHVTGKRS, encoded by the exons ATGGAAACAGAGGAGTTAA GCAATGCTGGGCTTTTCAAATGGTCGCCAGATGATACAAAATGTCTTATTGAATTATATGCGAAATATAAAGACAAATTTGAAAACATGCAAAAAAATATTGTGTGGAACATGATTGCACAAGAAATCACCAGCATAGGCAAAAAAACAATTACAAGTGATCAGTGCCTTGGTAAATGGAAAGGCCTGAAAGCGATGTATAAAAAGGTTTTACACAACAATTTCAAAACAAGCAGAACGAGAAAAGAGTGGGAATACTTCGGAGCTATGAGGGAACTTCTGAATATGGCGCATGAAAATGATCCGCTAGTTTGGCATTCGAGTGATAACAAAGAAGATGTAAAGTATTCCGAAGAGGTACAAAAAATGA gtgTTATTTCTCCTCTCAAATGGTCACCAGCAGATATATTATGCCTTATTAATTTGTACTCAAAGCATCTAGACAAATTTGAGAGCTTACCAAAAACTAAAGCCTGGGACATGATTGCGCAGGAAATTGCAAACATTCGAAGAAAACAATTTACTGGTGAACAATGTAATGGTAAATGGAAAGGCCTGAAAGCAATGTATAAAAAGGTTTTAGACCACAATAACCAAATAGGCAACAAACGAAAGGGTTGGGAATATTTTGATGCCATGCACGAAATTTTCTGGATAAAATCTGAAACTGATACTCTGGTGTCGTATGCGACTGATACTAATATGGAAGCTGCAGATGAAGCATTCA GCGACGCTGAACATTTTGAATGGGCTTCGGtggatataaacttttttataggTTTATACTTAAAGCATAAACATAAATTCGAGAACTGTCGAAAAACTAAAATATGGGACATTATATCTCGGGAAATGTCTAATACCTATGGAAAAACATTTACAAGTGACCAATGCGTTAGTAAATGGAAAGATCTGGAATCCATTTATAGAACTATATTAAACCACAATAACACAGGTGGTAATGGAAAAATTGAATGGGGACACTTCGACGCCATGCACGAAGTTTTTTCTCTGAAATCTGAAACTAATCCTGTTATCACGTCTTCTGGTTTTAATATAGAAATTTTAAGTAGTACAGAATATGGTTTTTATGACGAAAATTGTGAAGGAGGGGAGTCTACCAGAAGCGGAAGTAAACGAAAAATACCTGATATTGACGCTAAGGAAAGGCGTCATAGGGAAAAGATGGCAAAAATGGACCAGTTTTTGGATTTGTTTAAAAGTTTTGTCGAGCATGTAACAGGAAAAAGATCATAA
- the LOC137242749 gene encoding uncharacterized protein isoform X2 codes for MQKNIVWNMIAQEITSIGKKTITSDQCLGKWKGLKAMYKKVLHNNFKTSRTRKEWEYFGAMRELLNMAHENDPLVWHSSDNKEDVKYSEEVQKMSVISPLKWSPADILCLINLYSKHLDKFESLPKTKAWDMIAQEIANIRRKQFTGEQCNGKWKGLKAMYKKVLDHNNQIGNKRKGWEYFDAMHEIFWIKSETDTLVSYATDTNMEAADEAFSDAEHFEWASVDINFFIGLYLKHKHKFENCRKTKIWDIISREMSNTYGKTFTSDQCVSKWKDLESIYRTILNHNNTGGNGKIEWGHFDAMHEVFSLKSETNPVITSSGFNIEILSSTEYGFYDENCEGGESTRSGSKRKIPDIDAKERRHREKMAKMDQFLDLFKSFVEHVTGKRS; via the exons ATGCAAAAAAATATTGTGTGGAACATGATTGCACAAGAAATCACCAGCATAGGCAAAAAAACAATTACAAGTGATCAGTGCCTTGGTAAATGGAAAGGCCTGAAAGCGATGTATAAAAAGGTTTTACACAACAATTTCAAAACAAGCAGAACGAGAAAAGAGTGGGAATACTTCGGAGCTATGAGGGAACTTCTGAATATGGCGCATGAAAATGATCCGCTAGTTTGGCATTCGAGTGATAACAAAGAAGATGTAAAGTATTCCGAAGAGGTACAAAAAATGA gtgTTATTTCTCCTCTCAAATGGTCACCAGCAGATATATTATGCCTTATTAATTTGTACTCAAAGCATCTAGACAAATTTGAGAGCTTACCAAAAACTAAAGCCTGGGACATGATTGCGCAGGAAATTGCAAACATTCGAAGAAAACAATTTACTGGTGAACAATGTAATGGTAAATGGAAAGGCCTGAAAGCAATGTATAAAAAGGTTTTAGACCACAATAACCAAATAGGCAACAAACGAAAGGGTTGGGAATATTTTGATGCCATGCACGAAATTTTCTGGATAAAATCTGAAACTGATACTCTGGTGTCGTATGCGACTGATACTAATATGGAAGCTGCAGATGAAGCATTCA GCGACGCTGAACATTTTGAATGGGCTTCGGtggatataaacttttttataggTTTATACTTAAAGCATAAACATAAATTCGAGAACTGTCGAAAAACTAAAATATGGGACATTATATCTCGGGAAATGTCTAATACCTATGGAAAAACATTTACAAGTGACCAATGCGTTAGTAAATGGAAAGATCTGGAATCCATTTATAGAACTATATTAAACCACAATAACACAGGTGGTAATGGAAAAATTGAATGGGGACACTTCGACGCCATGCACGAAGTTTTTTCTCTGAAATCTGAAACTAATCCTGTTATCACGTCTTCTGGTTTTAATATAGAAATTTTAAGTAGTACAGAATATGGTTTTTATGACGAAAATTGTGAAGGAGGGGAGTCTACCAGAAGCGGAAGTAAACGAAAAATACCTGATATTGACGCTAAGGAAAGGCGTCATAGGGAAAAGATGGCAAAAATGGACCAGTTTTTGGATTTGTTTAAAAGTTTTGTCGAGCATGTAACAGGAAAAAGATCATAA